In Anthonomus grandis grandis chromosome 5, icAntGran1.3, whole genome shotgun sequence, the following are encoded in one genomic region:
- the LOC126736757 gene encoding piggyBac transposable element-derived protein 4-like — translation MVKFKGRSALKQYLPLKPIKRGIKVWERCDSQSGYVYDMNIYCGKEVDTPDSTLGQGLGERVVKTLCKSIRDPEVMVCFDRFFASVSLMSSIKFAAVSTCMPKRKNLPKFEDFVDKQNMKKGDSCSLFSNVGVAAYLWKDSKEVIVLSNCHSSEMETVERRQKDGTKATMPCPKAIKDYNSYMGGVDLSDQLSGLYDIDRKSQKWWRKVFYKLFLTSATNAWILFKEAHNRDVPFIVFLVNLAESLINLGRENAGMVRKRCTSRPSSSSRNMVNVGDHLPIQGTTRRRCHSCSSKKIEKRTKTMCSGCKVPLCADCFSIYHK, via the coding sequence ATGGTAAAATTCAAAGGCCGTTCAGCTCTTAAACAGTATCTTCctctaaaaccaataaaaagggGCATCAAGGTTTGGGAAAGGTGTGATTCACAGTCTGGTTACGTATATGATATGAACATATATTGCGGGAAAGAAGTTGATACTCCAGATAGCACTCTTGGCCAAGGATTAGGTGAACGGGTTGTAAAGACCTTATGTAAGTCTATTAGAGACCCGGAGGTAATGGTATGCtttgatagattttttgctTCTGTTTCATTGATGTCTTCCATAAAATTTGCTGCAGTGAGTACATGTATGCCAAAACGAAAAAATCttccaaaatttgaagattttgtCGATAAACAAAACATGAAGAAAGGCGATTCTTGCTCTTTATTTAGCAACGTAGGTGTTGCTGCATACTTATGGAAAGATTCAAAAGAAGTAATTGTTCTCTCAAACTGCCACAGTTCTGAGATGGAAACTGTAGAACGGCGACAGAAGGATGGAACTAAGGCTACAATGCCGTGCCCCAAAGCAATCAAAGATTATAACTCCTATATGGGAGGAGTGGATCTCTCAGATCAACTCTCCGGCCTTTATGATATAGACCGGAAGTCACAGAAATGGTGGAGAAAGGTATtctataaactttttcttaCTTCAGCCACAAATGCGTGGATACTTTTCAAAGAAGCTCACAATCGTGATGTtccatttatagtttttttagttaacttAGCTGAATCGCTTATTAATTTGGGAAGAGAAAATGCAGGCATGGTAAGGAAACGTTGTACTAGCAGACCTTCAAGTTCGTCAAGAAATATGGTAAATGTTGGCGATCATTTACCTATTCAGGGAACCACTCGACGTAGATGCCATTCGTGCTcgtcaaaaaaaatcgaaaaacgtACAAAAACTATGTGTTCAGGTTGCAAAGTTCCGTTATGCGCGGACTGTTTTTCGATATACCATAAATAG
- the LOC126736570 gene encoding cytochrome c oxidase subunit 7A2, mitochondrial-like has translation MYNSKSIFRLTQHVVRATRNASTEVPSSKFPRLKKLQNQFGVEDEIPVHLKGGFMDRLLFLTTAGLVTIGTTAGLHTAYKLIVKN, from the exons ATGTACAATTCGAAG tcaattttCCGCCTAACCCAACATGTTGTAAGGGCCACACGTAACGCCTCTACTGAAGTACCAAGTTCAAAATTCCCCAGGCTTAAGAAATTGCAGAACCAATTTGGA GTTGAAGATGAAATTCCAGTTCATCTTAAGGGAGGTTTCATGGACAGATTATTGTTCCTTACCACTGCAGGATTGGTTACAATTGGAACTACTGCTGGATTACATACTGCCTACAAGCTGATcgtaaagaattaa
- the LOC126736568 gene encoding uncharacterized protein LOC126736568, with protein sequence MDGDLLKGLQDALKENSEGAPGEGEAGGDPAASIDKFLESIQNMAGMSEEDKDKLIQGLSALTGNKLPIGKPIEDPRLEFLVLFGTISLVILLLALIGYKLYKSSLDKELRREQKKLLKEQKKKK encoded by the exons ATGGATGGGGATTTGCTGAAAGGGCTTCAAGATGCCCTTAAAGAGAACTCCGAGGGGGCTCCTGGAGAGGGTGAGGCAGGTGGCGATCCAGCTGCTTCCATAGACAAGTTTTTGGAATCGATTCAAAATATGGCAGGAATGAGTGAGGAAGACAAGGATAAGCTTATACAAGGTTTATCCGCGTTGACTGGGAATAAATTGCCGATTGGGAAACCTATAGAGGACCCCCGGTTGGAGTTTCTCGTCTTATTTGGAACGATTAGTTTAGTCATTTTACTTCTTG CGTTAATAGGGTACAAGCTGTACAAAAGCTCACTGGATAAAGAGTTGCGAAGGGAACAAAAAAAGCTGCTTAAAgaacaaaagaagaaaaaatag